A genomic stretch from Chloroflexota bacterium includes:
- a CDS encoding response regulator: MTSHHPPTESHPNDDEKCILVVEDSDEIRELLGLVLEAEGYRVVSLENGRDVVETVRRLRPMLITLDLALPGKDGWAIVKELQDDEQTGEIPILVISAYTRELDAPLRRRVARVISKPFYITQVVTEVAEILTGGRASP, translated from the coding sequence ATGACTAGTCACCACCCGCCTACAGAGTCTCACCCGAACGACGACGAGAAGTGCATCCTTGTCGTCGAGGACAGCGACGAGATTCGCGAGCTGCTCGGACTCGTCCTCGAAGCTGAAGGCTACCGCGTCGTCTCGCTTGAGAATGGCCGCGACGTCGTCGAGACCGTTCGCAGGCTGCGCCCGATGCTCATCACGCTCGACCTGGCGTTGCCCGGCAAAGATGGGTGGGCCATCGTCAAAGAGCTGCAGGACGACGAGCAGACGGGCGAGATCCCGATCCTCGTGATCTCAGCCTACACCCGAGAATTGGACGCGCCGCTGCGCCGCCGGGTGGCGCGCGTGATCTCGAAGCCGTTCTACATCACGCAGGTGGTCACCGAGGTTGCCGAGATCCTGACGGGCGGCCGAGCGTCGCCATAG